TGTTTCGACTGCCTTGTGTCTGATTACCAAAGACTGCCTTTTTAGAActgcattattttaatgttcCCACACAATGTTTTTGTAGGGAtttgtaaaaaaccccaaaaacctgttTGAAATAAAAGAGCAGTGCTGAACCTGATTCCCCTCTTAGCTCAGGAGTTGTTCTAGACGTGGTCCTCACACCTCGGCAGAGACACTTTAatgtaaagcagaaataaagtcCAAGCTGGGCCCACTTCTGTGTTTTAGGAGAAGtatgaatttatttattcaggAGGAGGTAGAATATTCTGGTAGAACAGGCCAGCTCTGAAGCACTCAGAGAAATCATGAAAATCTCAGAGTGGTTGTAAAAAATGTTCCTTCTGCCGTTCAAGCAGCTGCACTTGTTTTTACCGGTCAGCTCTTTGGTGAAGAGCTACTTTGGAAAACGTAATCCCTTGGAGTTGTTTGCTCAGTTCCCTTTGTTTTAATTGACAAGCTTAGGCAGTTGAAAGGAAAGGCTAGGAGGGAATTGATCTTAGCACACTTATGGGCATATCCTCCTTTAACTCATGTCATTAAAATGTCTCTTATGtaggcatttatttatttatttatggtttTAGGCTTGTTTCTGCTCAAGCACAAATCTGGTGAGGcaagttatttttgttgttgttgctttttttctttttttttctttcttttttgtttttcccaaggCGGGTTGTTTGCAGACTTTAGAGCCCAAAAAGGTGCAGCTGCTCTAAAAATAACACAGGATCCAAGAACTGGTTTGGGAAGGTCTGAGTCCAGAGGCATCTCCTGAAATGCTGCCATTAGAGGAGAAGTTTTCCTTGTAAACAGAGCTGGCCTAATTTCTAGAGGTGCTGAACATCGACCTGCAGTGCTTGCTGGTAGGTCCTGAGCACACAAAACCTGGAAATGGGTCAGATGTGACTGGCTGGGATTTTATCACAAACATGTCTGGGCAAACCCACAATTGTCGGGTTGAAACAAAACTGAGCAAATAATTGCCCCTCAGCTGCTGacccctgggctggctctggggctccaggatgcctgccagctcctgggctgctcacTGCCACCAGCAGTCTGGTGTCACAGCCAAGGTCTGCATGTGATGGATCACCCCTTGGTCTGGCCAGCTTTCGCAGGGTAACATCCCCAACGCTCCCTCTTCCAGAAGAGACCAATGGTTTTGCCACCCAGGTGCAGAGATTCCCAGAAGGTTTTTCACAGAagacaagagaggaaaaaacctggCAGCAGATCCCTTAGACTGGGACTGGGTCACAGGCAAGACCACCATCGATCCCCCATCACCCATGTGAGGTGTGACTGGGGAGCTGAGCCTTGCATTGAGTGCAGACACAACATTCTCTGGTTTTGATGTGCTGGATCTTTAATGTTGCATCCACCGCTGAATTAAGCAGTGTTTGCTTTTCAAACCTTccacatttgtatttttagctCCGTTTTGGCATCACTTTTTTGGTTGGAATATATAACACACTGGGTTGTTTAGTGTGCCTGGACCGAGTTCAGCTGATGTGTAACTCCACGGGCTGGAGCAGAAGCTCAGTTCAAGGTGAATTACACTCTATGAGGCCAAGGAAATACAGCTTCTGTAGAAaggcagcccagctccttcagTAAACGCTACACTATTTCCATCCATGGTTATTCCTTTGTGGTTTGGATTATGTATTTACATTTTACGGAATAAATACTACAGCTTTCCCCATGACTAACACTTCTTAGTAACCAGGGAGCTACTCAAATACGCTCTTGCTTCCTACGAGACCCCAAACcacactgctctgccctggctctctGGCCCCAGCGCAGGGGCACGGTTAACCAGTGTTACATAAGCAGTTTTTGGGATCTCAGCTCAGCAGGATGGCTTAGGAGAGCTGGTGCTGGATGCCGTGCCACTGAATTCCTCCGGGACAAACATTTCCAGCACGGCCACTCTCTGATCCCTACAAACCCTGAGCAAGGTCTTCAGACAAAGAGAGGAACATACCCCACAAAAAGGGAGCTGGttgcttttcccagcccagaggTCTGTTTTAGGAACAGCACTATACAGGCCCTCACGTAAACTTTGTTTATAGACTGGAGTATTTtcaatgaaaatgttatttaacttaaaaaaagTTGCACAGCAGCTACTCccaaaattgtttttccttgttAAGAACAACACACAGTGTGATACATTTGAAATGGTGATAGCAATATTTCACAAATTTTGATGGATTCATAGTCCAAATACCTTGCTAACAGATGTTTCTTTTAAACTCGGAGTGGTATAGGAATAACTCAGAGATATTACAGTGTCAGCACTGCCTTTTATCTGTGCGTGTCCTTTCGGTGACATCCCTGGGCTTTTCTAATGCATGGGTCAGGTCtgagctcaaaaaaaaaaaaagtgaaatatgaaAAGAAGGCATCTGTGATGGTGTGtgagctctggggcaggaggggctgggaggacaCCAAGGCGCTGGTGTGGGTTTGCTGCactcaggcacagcagccccgtGGTTTGTGGCCACAGTCATCGTTTCTGAGCTGGTTTTTGGTTGTGGTTAATTGATGAGCTTAGGAGTTCCCATGGCCACTCCATGACCACATCTTTTGGTCTCATAAATTAACTGTGTTCTCACTGTGGGTGACAGTTTGCCCAACACAAAGGGATACCCCAGCAGGGCAAAGGGACAGGTTTTAATGTCCTGGTGGAGCTGGCTTGATTTACCATGGGGTCACTCAGTCTACTCTGTGTCTCCAAAGGATGGTGCATCTGTCACACTTCCTTCAGAGGGTCTTTCCCCAGAGTTTCCTTCTCCACACTGTGTTCATACATTACCCCCAGTAGGTCAGagagtcacagaatatcctgagctggaagggatccacaaggatcaccGAGTCcaaatcctggccctgcacaggacagccccaagaatcccaccctgtgcttGAATGTGTTGTGTCCAGTTAATGTGAGCTAATGGTAAACCAGTTTGTCCCAAACCCCTTCCTGGGAGCAGCCTCAAGCCTTGGGAAGCCTGGTTCTTATTCCCAGCCTAAAGCTGGCCCAAAACAATTCTGGGGTTGaactgcagggcagggagcatcTTTCCTCCCGGAGAGCCCCTCTGGAGCCGCCAGCTTTGGCCGTACACAGCCCGTGCGGGGCTGGGAAGGCGCCTGCTGCACACCTCGGTGGGGTCCCGGAGCCCGGCCTGGAGGGAAGGGGGACAGGGCTATTcaggcagccagggagaagGATGAGAAAATCCGGAGGACGAGAGGGAATccagggcaggcactggggaTAACCCCTGGTGCTGGCAACGAGCTCCCAACCCCCTGGAGGGGACCCTCGGGGCTGGCGGGTGGTGGGAGCACAGGAGAAAACCGCGCTCTGCCGCCGTGCCTTTCCCCGCGCAGCTGCTTCTGGTTCCCAAGCACTCCCTCCCTTCTCGTCGGGGGACGGCCGACGAGAGTTTCCCGagtttccctcccttcccagcccggTGCCTCGGGGAGCACCGCGGTGCCCCGACCTCCCCGGGGACCCCGCCCCGGCCGTGCGGGGCCAGGGCGGGGCGGGAGGCTCCCCGGGGATGCACCTGAGCGGCGCGGGGGATCCCGAGGCACCGCACCGGCCCCGTCCCGCGCCCCGAGGCTCCGAGCGCGGCCGCTCCGCCGGGGGTCCCCGCGCTCCCCCGCTGCCCGGGCGGCGGAGCGGGCAGGGCCGtcccccgcggggccgggccgggccgggggcgggccgggggcggcgggccgggccgggccgggccgggctggcggCGAGCGCGGCTCCACGTGACTGCGGGGCCGGCAGAAAaccggggccggcggcggcggcggccgcacTGCGCCGGGCGGCGATCGCGGGAGGCGCTCGGCAGCCGCTGCCCCGGGGCTTTCGGCGCGCTGGGTCCGGGCTGGCTCTCCAGAATCATGGACTGTGCTGATATGCCTTGCTTGCTGTCAGTGAGTACAGCCCTCTTCTTCCTCCGCCTCGCTCCTcgctttttgttttcatctcagggctttaacttttttccttttaatttttaaattttttttttgagaaaaactttttgttgttcttatcccggtgtcccctcccggGCTCCGGCGGCGCGTTCGCACCGGCGGCTGCAGAGCCGCGcgccccttcccttcccccgcCGGGCTCCGCCGCCGCTGCTCCCGCTCCCGTCCCGTcccggcgggggcagcggggccgggatGCGCCGGGATCCCGCCTGCCCGAGCGGGCTGCGGGGCTGCGGACAGCCCGGGCACGGCCGCCGGTCCCTGCCCGCCGGGGCGCGCCGGCTGCCGCTCGAATGGGGGCTGCTCCCCGTGCCCTTTTGCcatttattattactattattgctactattattattatttttaagtttattCGGAAGAGGAGGGGGGTTTCGCTTCTCATCCTGACTTTCCTTCTTGTTTGTTGTCGTATTTTTTACACCCCAGAGACACCATGATTCCTGGTAACCGAATGCTGATGGTCATCCTACTATGCCAAGTCCTTCTAGGAGGTACTAACCATGCTAGCCTAATCCCTGAGACCGGCAGGAAGAAAGTGGCAGAGCTTCAGGGACAAGCCGGATCCGGACGCCGCTCTGCCCAAAGCCATGAACTCTTGCGGGGTTTCGAAACAACTCTGCTGCAGATGTTTGGGCTCCGAAGGCGGCCTCAGCCCAGCAAGTCAGCCGTCATTCCTAGTTACATGCTGGATCTCTATCGACTCCAGTCcggagaagaggaggaaagccTCCAGGAAATTAGCCTGCAGTACCCTGAGCGATCGACCAGCCGGGCAAACACCGTGAGGAGTTTCCACCATGAAGGTCAGTGATGGGAGGCGGTAAATTCCCAGCCCCGGTAGCGATCGGGATTTCCTTGCGTTTGGAAGCTCACAAATGCCTTTAGAAGCAGGACGTGCCCGGCCCTAAATTTATGGGAGGAAAACCACCCCCCCAGCCTGCCGTGTGTGGGTGACAGGCGTGCTGCTCGCGATTTTTTTCCAGCATCCTGTGCTTAACCCGAGCTTGACCATATTTTGTAGTGCTTTTGCTTCTGTTGACAACAGCGAGTTTCCTTCGGTGCCTCTGCCTCGGGGTCACTGCCTGGGCTCGCGTGGATTTAATGGCTCTGGATCGGATGCGGGAGTAAAGTGAGGGCGGGATCTCGCCCCTGGAGTGTTTCTTTTGAACTATCAAAGCAGTTGCTGCCTGCTTTTactcttaagaaaaaaagaaaaaaaaatccccccaaaccccgacTCGAATTTAATACTTACAGCTGTGTGTTTATAAGGTTTATTCAATAGACCCTTGTAATCTGATCCAAATGTTTCCTAGCGgatgtttcttttccaaagtAAATCTGAATTATTAATCCAGCCGCATCATTACTGCGTTGGAATTTGCTTCTctttctccccctgccccccgTAACAAGGCACCTCTGTGCTCCGTGGCGCCGCATCTCGCCGGGGAGATGATTTTGGAGAGACCGGGGGAGGAAAAGCTAAAGGGAAAAAGCCTCCCTGAACGGGGGAGGCGAGATGGGAAGGGGTGGAGTGCTCGAGGCGCGGCTGAGCCGGCGGTGCCGGGGCGGGAGCCGCTCCCGGTGCGGCCGGGCGGGATGcgcggggagcggagcggagccggCGGCTGCCGGGCAGGTGAAGCGTGGGtgtgagctgtgcctgtgccgGGGCCGTGTGCCCCGAGGCTGACGTGCTCTTCTTTGCTTGTCTTacctcttccctccccttccctgctctcctccagagCACCTGGAGGCCGTCCCGGGTCCCAGCGAGGCGCCCCGGATCCGCTTCGTCTTCAACCTCAGCAGCGTGCCGGAAAACGAGGTGATCTCCTCGGCGGAGCTGCGGCTGTACCGGGAGCAGGTGGAGGAGCCCAGCTCGGCGTGGGAGAGGGGCTTCCACCGGATAAACATTTACGAAGTGATGAAGCCGCTGTCGGAGCGCGCCCAGGCCATTACGCGCCTGCTGGACACGCGGCTGGTGCACCACAACGAGACGCGCTGGGAGAGCTTTGATGTGAGCCCGGCCGTGATCCGGTGGACCAAGGACAAGCAGCCGAACCACGGGCTGGTGATCGAGGTCACCCACCTCCACCACGCACAGACTCATCAGGGCAAACACGTCAGGATTAGCCGATCTTTACCTCAAGGGCGTGGGGACTGGGCGCAGCTCAGGCCGCTCCTGGTCACTTTTGGGCACGACGGGCGAGGCCACGCTCTGACCCGCAGAGCCCGCCGGAGCCCCAAGCACCAGCGTTCCcgcaagaacaaaaaaaactgCCGCCGCCATGCCCTCTATGTGGATTTCAGCGACGTGGGCTGGAACGACTGGATCGTGGCACCCCCGGGCTACCAGGCGTTTTACTGCCACGGGGactgccccttccctctggccGACCACCTCAACTCCACGAACCACGCCATCGTGCAGACGCTGGTGAACTCCGTGAACTCCAGCATTCCCAAGGCCTGCTGCGTGCCCACGGAGCTCAGCGCCATCTCCATGCTCTACCTGGATGAGTATGACAAGGTGGTCCTGAAAAACTACCAGGAGATGGTGGTGGAGGGGTGCGGGTGCCGCTGACCTCTCCCTTCCCCGCCGCCCtctcctccctttctctctccctcccgTCCCACCCCAGAACTGCTTGCTATAGCTGGACTCTTCTCTAAACTAAACGTTCACCTTGACCTTATTTATGACTTTATGTGCAAATGTTTTTGACAATAATGATCATATATTTtgacaaaatatatttataactacatattaaaagaaaaaaataaaatgagtcATTATTTTAAAGGTAAATGCATTTTGTGTCTCGCCTCTCAgggtgctgctgaggctgtgctggctgggagtGCAGCCGGGAGTTTATTTTGTCTCCTTATCTTCTtaccccctccctccttctccagtCCTTTCCCCCCACCCTCTCTTTTCACTTAAAGGCTTTGCAAATTTTAGTCTTTCTATTTCTCGCCGAGGTACCGCGGATctcctggtgctggggctgtgccacgtGGGAGATGAGGGTCCCTGGAGATTTAAGAGCCGCTGGGAATAGAGCCGACCTTGCTAACCTGGCCCAAGCCTTTCCAAAGCAACCCaccaaaaatgcatttgaaaagaaGGTGAAGATTTACCTGAGGGCTTTATGCTAAACCCGCTGGGTTTTATACCCTTGCTCTGACTTCAGGATTCCCCAGGTTTTAAAACTATTAAcatttccccccctcccttcccctccccactgGAGATTGGGAAGCTTCAAAGGTTTCCACAGGTCCTTTGAAGATCAAATCACTCCATTacaatgccaaaaaaaaaagaagaaaaaaaagatatctgGAGCAGTTAAATATGTGTTAGCTAATAGCTACCTGTGCTGTGTCCTTTCTAAATTGCTTCCGAGCAGGAAGGTGATTGGAGCCGAGCAGGTACAGTTGGAGGTGTCCAGGGCCTTGAAAACCCTGCCTCAAATGCATTGGAGGGGCTTGGAAaacagggagctgtgcctgggatgCGTGGTGTTGGGGCCTTGTGGGAGTGGggaagggacagcagggtgAAGGGTGCAggatgctttcttttccttcctttttttatccttcttttcctttaatgatTGAAGCTTTCCAACCCTCCGAAAGGGGCAGCTTAGTTGAAACCAATAAAAACTGGAGCGGAAAGCTTGCCAAAAGCTTTGGCTCCCTGAAGAGTGCAGGTGGAgagaggagatgggagctgcgGGGGGGAGGAGAGCGTGGCCCTGTGCTTCTCTTGGACAGAAAAATTCCCCAGCCCTCGCCCTCCTCTGTGCCACTGAGGCTTTCCCAGCCCTCCATCCCAGCGGGTTCAGGCCACAGGGTCCCACCTGAGACCCTCGGGTGTCCCCGGGTGCTGGGGGGTCCTCCCAGGCTCCCAGAGCCCCACGGAGGAGCGATGGGTGTTGGGTCTCCGGGGCCCCCTCGGCCCCGAGCTGACACTCTCATTCCTGCCTTTAGAAGGGAAATGTGTGGCCTGGGGCATCGGCGACCTGCTGCCTCCCCTTTGATGCCTGCATATCAGACATAGCCATGccaaagaaagaatttcattttgaagtggCATCAGCTAAAGGCGAGCGCCTTTCAGCTGCCTGACAGGGCAATTACACACATCTCCCTCGATAACCCCGGGTCGGGTGGGAAAAGGGGGCTCCGGgcccccaggcagccctggatgTGGGGCAGCCACGGTGGGAGGCTGTTTTCCAcattgggagggaaaaaaaattaaagaaaatcacTGTGACTTTACTAAAAAGAAAGAGGCTTCTCCCAGGTTTGTTTCTGTGTTGGTCAGTGCATCCCAGGCTGTCCTGAGGCTGTTGTGGAGCTGCATCTGCACAAATGCCTCTTGGATTTAGGTCATTCTCCTGGAGGAGCCTCCTGCTTTGCTGCGTTCCTGCTGCTTTATGGAGCTGTTTATTTTGGTGCTTCTTTTTGCATTGCGTTTCAATGATGAAATCAAAGCTTTGACCCTGTGGAGGCACTTGCTTTTCTGTAGGTGCTCTTGTCCTGAAGCCTTTGGGAGATTTTCTTTTGCCTGAGATCCTCCATGGGGTGTTCTGCTCAGAAAGTGTAGGGAAAAAAGtcaactgtttaaaaaaaaagtgttttagtTATGTAAAATTTATAGGAATCTAAAGTGTGGTTATAAACCTGCTGACAGTAAGTGTGATCTCAGGGACAAAATACTCATGGATGGATTAAGGAATTTATTCATCACTGCTGAACTTCTGCATTTTACAGAGAACACAGGGGCTGAGGGCTCCTCTCCTCGTGTGCGTCCTTGTCACACATGGGAGGCAAACTGCTGCACAGCCTTGTGTGATTGGAGAGGCACTTAGTGAAATGCTCGAACTGctaaatcatttaaaaataggaaaacaccccaaaactgaagTGAAGCCAGAATTAGTCCCTTTCGAGTTTCCATCTGACAGCCAGtggtggattttttccccccacttcaatttgtgctgtgttttaatGGTGTTGACCTGAGCTCTCTTCACCATCCTGGCAAGGAGGAGCAGGGTTGGTTTTGGGAAGCTGGGAGTGAAGCATCAGTGTGGAGAGACCCAGGAATTCCTCACAGTGCTTCTGGCTgttttttgtgcatttcttgCAGCAGTTATGGGGTTTAATCCCAAGCTGGAATTAACGTGGTGACCAATCCTGCCTGTTTGATGAGTGCTCTGTGCCACAGAAGGGCTGGTTTGGTTTGAGCAGGGCAGACCTGGAGTGAGGCTTACTCTCAGGCAACAAATGCTTAtctttgcttaaaaatatgacaaatgTATCATGCCAtcatccctctggctgtggaACTTACTCCTTGCAAATGTGACTGATTTCAGAGCgagagctgtgtttgtgttggCTGGTGCAGGGATCCCTGGGAGGGCTGAGATAAGGATATCAGTTTAATCCCCCCTTATTCAGTCCAAGCTGTGAGCCAAAGGGGAGCAGGTTGAAGGTGGGTGTGCAGCCACTTCCCACCATCTGGTGTCCTTCTGGTGGCTGTGCCCATGGACCAGCATTCCCAGAAGTGTGAGCTGCATGGGAGATGATCTGCAGGTCACCACGATGAAGACTGCTCTGTGCCTTCCCCAGGAAGGTTGTGCCTTTGGATGCCTGAAAAGTACTGTCTGTGTGGCTTATGGATATAGGGAATGAGGAGATCTCAGTGGGGttttccagctccctgtgctccaaTGGTCActgtggtggtgatggtgaGAGCCCCTGGATGTTCTGGAATGATGATTTGGCTGAGCACAGGTGAGTGTGGGGTCAGGTGTGCTGGAAAACGGGGTCCCAGGCTCTGCCGTGTGTCAGGAGCTCCCCCCAGAGACCTGTGGTTACACTGATCCCatctccagccctttccctgttGGCTTTAGGATCCCAAGAGTCTTCAGGCAGGattttcttctcccagctgtAAATCCACCCCCAGTCCAAGTTTGCAGCATCACACGGAGCaaagctgctgccccagagatGCCGTGGCTGAGGAGGCTGCACAGACAGCCAGGCTTTGCTTGCAGCCACAGGGGCAGAGGCTTTGCAAGTTATTTCCTAAAAATGCAGGTGGGTTTGGGAGAGAAGAACCAAGTTTTGCATGTTGCTATTCTGGGAGGGGCACAGAGGctttgctgcagagccagcaatGGAAGACTgggcccttccctgctgcagtgcttgGACACCTCTGGAAAACTTCTCACCCATCAAAAAATGATGAGCACagtcaggctgggagagcttgGAAATCTTGGCATCAACAGGGGCTTTGTTCTCTTTGTCCTGGGGTTTCATGGCATGAAGGCAGGTCTGAAGATCCTCTGCTGTGGAGTCTGTATCTGAAATCACAGGACCAAAACAGGTAAGAGGAGATATCAGTGACCCCTTATAGATAAAGGTTTTGAGCACACAGAGATGAAGAGACTTGGGCAGAGTCATGTGTgaagagcaggcagaggcagaagagGTACCTGACACCTCAGCCCTGTCCTGTGGTATGGCATAAAACTCTTCCCTGGTCTGGAGCCTGGCCTCCTGCAGATCCATCCCCTCAAACAGAGGTGGATTCCTTATAATACAATGGAGAGGAAGCTACCAAGTCCATGTTGTTTTCTAGGCAGGAATGATGATGACAGGGAGCATTAGGAATGGCACAGACAATGCTCATCTGCTTCATGGATCCT
The DNA window shown above is from Camarhynchus parvulus chromosome 5, STF_HiC, whole genome shotgun sequence and carries:
- the BMP4 gene encoding bone morphogenetic protein 4; this encodes MIPGNRMLMVILLCQVLLGGTNHASLIPETGRKKVAELQGQAGSGRRSAQSHELLRGFETTLLQMFGLRRRPQPSKSAVIPSYMLDLYRLQSGEEEESLQEISLQYPERSTSRANTVRSFHHEEHLEAVPGPSEAPRIRFVFNLSSVPENEVISSAELRLYREQVEEPSSAWERGFHRINIYEVMKPLSERAQAITRLLDTRLVHHNETRWESFDVSPAVIRWTKDKQPNHGLVIEVTHLHHAQTHQGKHVRISRSLPQGRGDWAQLRPLLVTFGHDGRGHALTRRARRSPKHQRSRKNKKNCRRHALYVDFSDVGWNDWIVAPPGYQAFYCHGDCPFPLADHLNSTNHAIVQTLVNSVNSSIPKACCVPTELSAISMLYLDEYDKVVLKNYQEMVVEGCGCR